In the genome of Ignavibacteria bacterium, one region contains:
- a CDS encoding S8/S53 family peptidase: MKYLLSLLMVLGLAVTTYANPKIQIDLQHQMTQVRADEQIPIYILFNQHLTLNDFADISYDTPRQERRRIVIERLQNFANNYQRDIRPYLDMKVSERDASSYEVLWINNCIALSANSEVINDIANNFDNVMMICYDRPVPLEELRDVILAQIPFNNAVVTSTINPGITSLKVDLCWAQGNRGAGVLVANSDDGFWWKHPDVVNGIWQNLGEDANSNGRTINIVPGGTSSAFDAGDVNGVDDDGNGKIDDLIGWDFTTNNYNVTSASHGTATLSQVIGDGTMGNPTGVAPLAKSIVMRNASGQTQQWAAFQYGLSKGADVITSSLSWKWPSRPDYSQFRIVTDMTLAAGSIHTNSTSNDGNGNGFPLNISTAGNCPAPWLHPDQLKIGGVGGVLGTANINVGSNVIQSSSPWGPATWGNWNLWGTYNNVIDPSHKDYSYSRVAPVEMPDSMGLLKPDIASPGEGTIACYVSSGTGYGSTFGGTSSATPHTAGVVALMLSINPEMLPRDIAKVIQMTAIDMGDPGKDYRYGAGKIDAFAATSSPKFLVAGINGPSNMLMNSSLAASDTARELVGIKISTSLNPQLGSLKLLKFGMTTNATASHITSFDLYFDKDKSGLVSTGDIKVGSLPYQSMGPLTFDNLKFKFLDTARTLILVAKTTGSASGSQNVNIGLTDTNQVVAYYTTTASATNFPFGSVTGTGSNTELISYDLGQNYPNPFNPETQISFSIAKDGMVKITLFDVLGKQVATLVNSFRTAGSYKVELNANNYKMSSGIYYYKIESGSFNDVKKMILVK; this comes from the coding sequence ATGAAATATTTATTATCACTTTTGATGGTTTTGGGATTAGCGGTAACAACATATGCAAATCCTAAAATTCAAATTGATCTTCAGCATCAAATGACACAAGTCCGTGCTGATGAGCAAATCCCCATATATATTCTTTTCAATCAGCATTTAACATTAAATGACTTTGCTGATATTAGCTACGATACTCCAAGGCAAGAAAGAAGGAGAATCGTGATTGAAAGATTACAGAATTTCGCAAACAATTATCAGAGAGACATAAGACCATATCTTGACATGAAAGTATCTGAAAGAGATGCAAGCAGTTATGAAGTTCTATGGATAAACAATTGTATCGCATTAAGCGCGAACTCCGAAGTCATTAATGACATTGCAAACAACTTCGATAACGTAATGATGATTTGTTATGACAGACCTGTGCCGCTTGAGGAATTACGAGATGTTATTCTTGCACAAATTCCTTTTAACAATGCCGTTGTAACTTCAACCATAAATCCGGGAATTACCTCATTGAAAGTTGACCTGTGCTGGGCACAAGGCAACAGAGGCGCAGGCGTGCTTGTAGCAAATTCGGATGACGGTTTCTGGTGGAAACATCCTGACGTAGTTAACGGTATCTGGCAAAATTTAGGTGAAGATGCAAATTCAAACGGAAGAACCATAAATATTGTACCCGGAGGAACAAGCTCGGCATTCGATGCGGGTGATGTGAATGGTGTTGATGATGACGGGAACGGAAAAATTGACGATTTAATCGGCTGGGATTTCACAACAAATAATTATAACGTTACATCTGCTTCACACGGAACAGCAACTTTAAGTCAGGTTATCGGCGATGGAACAATGGGTAATCCGACGGGTGTAGCACCACTTGCAAAATCGATTGTAATGAGAAATGCGAGCGGTCAAACACAACAATGGGCGGCTTTTCAATATGGTCTTTCAAAAGGAGCTGACGTAATAACAAGCTCATTGAGCTGGAAATGGCCTTCAAGACCCGATTACAGTCAGTTCAGAATAGTAACTGACATGACACTTGCTGCGGGTTCCATTCATACAAACTCAACAAGCAATGACGGTAATGGAAACGGTTTTCCTTTAAACATTTCAACTGCAGGTAACTGTCCTGCACCATGGCTTCATCCTGACCAGTTAAAAATTGGCGGTGTCGGCGGTGTCCTTGGAACCGCAAACATTAATGTAGGCTCTAATGTCATTCAAAGTTCTTCACCATGGGGACCTGCAACATGGGGTAACTGGAATTTATGGGGAACATACAACAATGTTATAGACCCTTCTCATAAGGATTATTCATACAGCAGAGTTGCTCCTGTTGAAATGCCTGACTCAATGGGGTTATTGAAACCTGACATTGCATCACCTGGAGAAGGAACTATTGCATGTTATGTAAGTTCCGGAACGGGTTATGGCTCAACATTCGGAGGAACATCATCCGCAACTCCACACACTGCAGGTGTTGTTGCTTTGATGCTTTCAATTAATCCTGAAATGCTTCCGAGAGACATTGCAAAAGTTATACAGATGACTGCAATTGACATGGGAGACCCGGGAAAAGATTACAGATATGGCGCAGGAAAGATTGATGCATTTGCTGCTACAAGCTCACCGAAATTTTTAGTTGCAGGAATTAACGGTCCGAGCAACATGCTTATGAACTCATCACTTGCAGCATCAGATACAGCAAGAGAGCTTGTCGGGATAAAAATTTCTACTTCATTAAATCCGCAGCTTGGTTCTTTGAAGCTGTTAAAGTTCGGAATGACTACGAATGCAACGGCATCTCACATAACAAGCTTTGATTTATACTTTGATAAAGATAAAAGCGGATTAGTAAGCACAGGTGATATTAAAGTCGGTTCATTGCCTTACCAGTCAATGGGTCCTTTAACATTTGATAATCTGAAATTCAAATTTCTCGATACTGCCAGAACACTTATTCTGGTTGCAAAAACTACAGGTTCAGCATCGGGTTCGCAAAATGTTAATATTGGTTTGACTGATACAAATCAGGTAGTGGCATATTATACAACAACTGCTTCAGCAACAAACTTTCCGTTCGGAAGCGTAACAGGAACAGGAAGCAACACTGAATTGATTTCTTATGATTTAGGACAAAATTATCCTAATCCATTCAATCCTGAAACTCAAATCAGTTTTTCGATTGCAAAAGACGGAATGGTAAAGATTACATTGTTTGACGTTCTTGGAAAACAAGTAGCAACTCTTGTAAATTCATTCAGAACTGCAGGAAGTTATAAAGTTGAGCTGAATGCAAATAATTACAAGATGTCGAGCGGAATATATTATTATAAGATTGAATCGGGAAGTTTTAATGATGTTAAGAAAATGATTTTAGTAAAATAA
- a CDS encoding SDR family oxidoreductase: MSLKNKVVFITGATSGIGKSCAVAFAKKKARLIICGRRKERLEELAKELKKKCKVDILTLSFDVRKYKEVKKAVGGLSGEWKNINVLINNAGLSRGLDKLHSGVLDDWEEMLDTNVKGLLYVTREILPGMIDRNSGHVINIGSIAGHEVYPGGNVYCASKHAVDAITKGLRMDVNGTKVRISTIDPGLVETEFSIVRFRGDKQRAKTVYHGLKPLTPDDVANAVMYAAERPANVVVAEMILLPVAQASSSIVSRK; the protein is encoded by the coding sequence ATGAGTTTAAAAAATAAAGTAGTTTTTATAACGGGAGCGACAAGCGGAATAGGGAAGTCGTGCGCAGTTGCATTTGCAAAAAAGAAAGCACGGCTGATAATCTGCGGAAGAAGGAAAGAGAGATTAGAGGAGCTTGCGAAAGAGCTGAAGAAAAAATGCAAAGTTGATATTCTGACTTTGAGCTTTGATGTCCGCAAATATAAAGAAGTTAAAAAAGCAGTTGGGGGTTTATCAGGAGAATGGAAAAATATTAACGTGTTGATTAATAATGCGGGGCTTTCCAGAGGATTGGATAAATTGCATTCAGGAGTTTTGGATGACTGGGAAGAAATGTTGGACACGAATGTGAAGGGTTTGCTTTATGTGACGAGAGAAATTTTGCCGGGAATGATTGATAGAAATTCCGGACATGTAATTAACATCGGTTCGATTGCGGGTCATGAAGTTTATCCCGGAGGAAATGTGTATTGCGCAAGCAAACATGCTGTTGATGCGATTACTAAGGGATTGAGAATGGACGTAAACGGAACGAAGGTGCGTATTTCGACGATTGACCCGGGATTGGTTGAGACTGAGTTCAGCATAGTGAGATTTAGAGGGGATAAACAAAGGGCAAAGACGGTTTATCACGGATTGAAACCGCTGACTCCCGATGATGTTGCAAATGCGGTTATGTATGCTGCTGAAAGACCTGCAAATGTTGTTGTTGCCGAAATGATTTTACTTCCTGTTGCGCAGGCGAGTTCAAGCATAGTGAGTAGAAAATAA